A portion of the Pseudomonas sp. PSE14 genome contains these proteins:
- the folD gene encoding bifunctional methylenetetrahydrofolate dehydrogenase/methenyltetrahydrofolate cyclohydrolase FolD: MTAKLIDGKAIAASLRQQIAQRVNERRQQGLRIPGLAVILVGSDPASQVYVAHKRKDCEEVGFLSQAYDLPASTTQQELLALIDRLNADPAIDGILVQLPLPAHLDASQLLERISPDKDVDGFHPFNIGRLAQRIPLLRPCTPKGIMTLLESTGVDLYGMDAVVVGASNIVGRPMALELLLGGCTVTVTHRFTRDLADHVRRADLVVVAAGKPGLVKGEWIKEGAIVIDVGINRQADGKLVGDVEYEVAAERASWITPVPGGVGPMTRACLLENTLYAAEHLHT; this comes from the coding sequence ATGACTGCAAAACTGATCGACGGCAAAGCGATCGCCGCCAGCCTCCGCCAGCAGATTGCCCAACGCGTCAATGAACGCCGCCAGCAAGGACTGCGCATCCCCGGCCTGGCTGTGATCCTGGTCGGCAGCGACCCCGCATCTCAGGTCTATGTCGCGCACAAGCGCAAGGACTGTGAAGAGGTAGGCTTCCTCTCCCAGGCGTACGACCTCCCCGCCAGCACCACCCAGCAAGAGCTGCTGGCCCTGATCGACCGCCTGAACGCTGATCCGGCCATCGACGGCATTCTGGTCCAGCTCCCCCTCCCCGCCCATCTCGATGCCTCCCAGCTGCTGGAGCGAATCAGCCCGGACAAGGACGTGGACGGTTTCCACCCCTTCAACATCGGCCGCCTGGCCCAGCGCATCCCGCTGCTGCGCCCCTGCACCCCGAAGGGCATCATGACCCTGCTGGAAAGCACCGGCGTCGACCTGTACGGCATGGATGCAGTCGTAGTGGGCGCTTCCAACATCGTCGGTCGCCCCATGGCGCTGGAACTGCTGCTGGGTGGCTGCACCGTCACCGTGACCCACCGCTTCACCCGCGACCTGGCCGACCACGTGCGCCGTGCCGACCTGGTGGTCGTGGCCGCCGGCAAGCCGGGCCTGGTCAAGGGCGAGTGGATCAAGGAAGGCGCCATCGTCATCGACGTGGGCATCAACCGCCAGGCTGACGGCAAGCTGGTGGGCGACGTGGAATATGAGGTGGCCGCCGAGCGCGCCAGCTGGATCACCCCGGTTCCGGGCGGTGTCGGCCCGATGACCCGCGCCTGCCTGCTGGAAAACACCCTGTACGCTGCCGAACACCTGCACACCTGA
- the cysS gene encoding cysteine--tRNA ligase, producing the protein MADLQIYSTLSKTKDAFKPLVGNQVRMYVCGMTVYDFCHIGHARVMVAFDVIARWLRHRGYDLTYVRNITDIDDKIIRRAQENGESFEDLTARMIAAMHEDEARLSVLRPDIEPRATGHIAGMHEMIQTLIDKGYAYAPGNGDVYYRVGKFAGYGKLSRKKIEDLRIGARIEVDESKEDPLDFVLWKGAKPGEPSWESPWGAGRPGWHIECSVMSTCCLGETFDIHGGGPDLVFPHHENEIAQSEAATGKLYAASWMHAGAVRVDGEKMSKSLGNFFTIREVLEKYHPEVVRFLLVSSHYRSPINYSEDNLKEAKGALERFYTALRGLPQVAAEGGEAFVERFAAAMDDDFGTPEAVAVLFEMAREINRLRDSEPTAAAALAARLRELAGLLGVLQLDADEFLQAGAAGKVDAAQVEALIQARLDARAAKNWAESDRIRDELTALGVVLEDGKGGTTWRLAE; encoded by the coding sequence ATGGCTGACTTGCAGATCTACAGCACGCTGTCCAAGACCAAGGACGCCTTCAAGCCGCTGGTGGGCAACCAGGTGCGCATGTACGTGTGCGGTATGACCGTCTACGACTTCTGCCACATCGGCCATGCCCGTGTGATGGTGGCGTTCGACGTGATCGCTCGCTGGTTGCGCCATCGCGGCTATGACCTGACCTACGTGCGCAACATCACTGACATCGACGACAAGATCATCCGTCGCGCCCAGGAGAACGGCGAATCGTTCGAAGACCTGACCGCCCGCATGATCGCCGCGATGCATGAAGACGAGGCGCGCCTGTCGGTCCTGCGTCCGGACATCGAGCCGCGCGCCACCGGCCACATCGCAGGTATGCACGAGATGATCCAGACCCTGATTGACAAGGGCTACGCCTACGCGCCGGGCAACGGTGACGTCTACTACCGGGTCGGCAAGTTCGCCGGCTACGGCAAGCTGTCGCGCAAGAAGATCGAGGACCTGCGCATCGGTGCGCGGATCGAGGTCGACGAATCCAAGGAAGACCCGTTGGACTTCGTGCTCTGGAAAGGCGCCAAGCCCGGCGAGCCGAGCTGGGAATCGCCCTGGGGCGCCGGTCGTCCGGGCTGGCACATCGAGTGCTCGGTGATGTCCACCTGCTGCCTGGGCGAGACCTTCGACATCCACGGCGGCGGTCCGGACCTGGTGTTCCCGCACCACGAGAACGAGATCGCCCAGAGCGAGGCGGCCACCGGCAAGCTCTACGCGGCCAGCTGGATGCATGCCGGCGCGGTGCGCGTGGACGGCGAGAAGATGTCCAAGTCCCTGGGCAACTTCTTCACCATCCGCGAAGTGCTGGAAAAGTACCATCCGGAAGTCGTGCGCTTCCTGCTGGTCTCCAGCCACTACCGCAGCCCGATCAACTATTCCGAAGACAACCTGAAGGAAGCCAAGGGCGCGCTGGAGCGTTTCTACACCGCGTTGCGTGGCTTGCCGCAGGTGGCCGCCGAGGGTGGCGAAGCCTTCGTCGAGCGTTTCGCCGCGGCGATGGACGACGACTTCGGTACGCCGGAAGCGGTTGCCGTGCTGTTCGAGATGGCGCGTGAAATCAACCGTCTGCGTGATAGCGAGCCGACAGCGGCAGCTGCTCTGGCGGCGCGTCTGCGCGAACTGGCCGGTCTGCTGGGTGTGTTGCAGCTGGATGCGGACGAGTTCCTCCAGGCTGGCGCGGCAGGCAAGGTCGATGCTGCGCAGGTCGAAGCGCTGATCCAGGCGCGCCTGGATGCCCGCGCGGCGAAGAACTGGGCCGAGTCCGACCGCATCCGCGACGAGCTGACCGCGCTGGGCGTGGTGCTGGAAGACGGCAAGGGCGGTACTACCTGGCGTCTCGCCGAGTAA
- a CDS encoding glutamine--tRNA ligase/YqeY domain fusion protein — translation MSKPTADTKEATVAANFLRPVVQADLESGKHQKIVTRFPPEPNGYLHIGHAKSICLNFGLAKEFGGDCHLRFDDTNPAKEDQEYIDAIEADVKWLGFDWVGPVRYASNYFDQLHAWAVELIKAGKAFVCDLNAEEMRAYRGSLTEPGKNSPFRDRSVEENLDLFARMKAGEFPDGARSLRAKIDMASPNINLRDPILYRIRHAHHHQTGDKWCIYPSYDFTHGQSDAIEGITHSICTLEFEDHRPLYEWFLANLPVPAQPRQYEFARLNLNYTITSKRKLKQLVDEKHVDGWDDPRMSTLSGYRRRGYTPASIRTFCDMIGVNRAGGVVDIGMLEFAIRDDLDANAGRAMCVLKPLKVVITNYPEGQVESLELPCHPKQDMGMRVLPFSREIYIDASDFEEVPPAGYKRLIPGGEVRLRGSYVIRADEAIKDADGNIVELRCSYDENTLGKNPEGRKVKGVIHWVPAAESIECEVRLYDRLFRSANPEKSEEGGSFLDNINPDSLVVLKGCRAEPSLAGATPHDRFQFEREGYFCADSKDSKHGALVFNRTVTLRDSWGQ, via the coding sequence ATGAGCAAGCCTACCGCCGATACGAAAGAAGCCACTGTTGCCGCCAACTTCCTGCGCCCGGTCGTCCAGGCCGATCTGGAAAGTGGCAAGCACCAGAAGATCGTCACCCGCTTCCCGCCGGAGCCCAACGGCTACCTGCACATCGGCCACGCCAAGTCCATCTGTCTGAACTTCGGCCTGGCCAAGGAGTTCGGCGGTGACTGCCACCTGCGCTTCGACGACACCAACCCGGCGAAGGAAGACCAGGAATACATCGACGCCATCGAAGCCGATGTGAAGTGGCTGGGCTTCGACTGGGTCGGTCCGGTGCGCTATGCATCCAACTACTTCGACCAGCTGCACGCCTGGGCGGTGGAGCTGATCAAGGCCGGCAAGGCCTTCGTCTGCGACCTCAATGCCGAGGAAATGCGCGCCTACCGTGGCTCCCTGACTGAGCCGGGCAAGAACAGCCCGTTCCGTGATCGTTCGGTGGAAGAGAACCTGGACCTGTTCGCCCGCATGAAGGCCGGCGAGTTCCCGGACGGAGCACGTTCGCTGCGTGCGAAGATCGACATGGCCTCGCCGAACATCAACCTGCGCGACCCGATCCTCTACCGCATCCGCCACGCCCATCACCACCAGACCGGCGACAAGTGGTGCATCTACCCCAGCTACGACTTCACCCACGGTCAGTCGGACGCCATCGAGGGCATCACCCACTCCATCTGCACCCTGGAGTTCGAGGATCACCGCCCGCTGTACGAGTGGTTCCTGGCCAACCTGCCGGTCCCGGCCCAGCCGCGCCAGTACGAATTCGCGCGCCTGAACCTGAACTACACCATCACCAGCAAGCGCAAGCTCAAACAACTGGTGGACGAGAAGCACGTCGACGGCTGGGATGACCCGCGCATGTCGACCCTCTCCGGCTATCGCCGCCGCGGTTATACCCCGGCCTCGATCCGCACCTTCTGCGACATGATTGGTGTAAACCGCGCCGGCGGCGTGGTGGACATCGGTATGTTGGAATTCGCCATCCGTGACGACCTGGATGCCAACGCCGGCCGCGCCATGTGTGTGCTCAAGCCGCTGAAGGTGGTGATCACCAACTACCCGGAAGGCCAGGTCGAGAGTCTCGAGCTGCCGTGCCATCCGAAGCAGGACATGGGCATGCGCGTGCTGCCGTTCAGCCGCGAGATCTACATCGACGCCAGCGACTTCGAAGAAGTGCCGCCGGCCGGCTACAAGCGCCTGATCCCGGGTGGCGAAGTGCGCCTGCGCGGCAGCTACGTGATCCGTGCCGACGAAGCCATCAAGGATGCCGACGGCAACATTGTCGAACTGCGCTGCAGCTATGACGAGAACACCCTGGGCAAGAATCCCGAAGGCCGCAAGGTCAAGGGCGTGATCCACTGGGTGCCGGCTGCCGAGAGCATCGAGTGCGAAGTGCGCCTGTACGACCGCCTGTTCCGCTCCGCCAACCCGGAGAAATCGGAAGAGGGCGGCAGCTTCCTCGACAACATCAACCCGGACTCCCTGGTGGTGCTCAAGGGTTGCCGCGCAGAGCCATCGCTGGCTGGAGCCACCCCGCACGATCGCTTCCAGTTCGAGCGCGAGGGTTACTTCTGCGCCGACTCGAAGGATTCCAAGCACGGCGCCCTGGTGTTCAACCGCACCGTGACCCTACGCGACTCCTGGGGGCAGTAA
- a CDS encoding peptidylprolyl isomerase, translating to MTTTVKLQTNFGDITLELFDDKAPETVANFKEYVKAGHYDNTVFHRVINNFMIQGGGFEPGMKQKSTNKPIKNEANNGVGNKIGTVAMARTMEPHSASAQFFINVADNDFLNHSAPTVQGWGYCVFGQVKDGMDVVNKIKGVATTMRSGHQDVPADDVIIEKAEILGE from the coding sequence ATGACTACCACCGTCAAACTGCAGACCAACTTCGGCGATATCACCCTCGAACTCTTCGACGACAAGGCGCCGGAAACCGTGGCCAACTTCAAGGAGTACGTGAAGGCCGGCCATTACGACAACACCGTTTTCCACCGCGTGATCAACAACTTCATGATCCAGGGCGGCGGTTTCGAGCCGGGCATGAAGCAGAAGAGCACCAACAAGCCGATCAAGAACGAAGCCAACAACGGCGTCGGCAACAAGATCGGCACCGTCGCCATGGCCCGCACCATGGAGCCGCACTCGGCCAGCGCTCAGTTCTTCATCAACGTGGCTGACAACGACTTCCTCAACCACAGCGCACCGACCGTTCAGGGCTGGGGCTACTGCGTATTCGGCCAGGTGAAGGACGGCATGGACGTGGTCAACAAGATCAAGGGCGTGGCCACCACCATGCGCTCTGGCCACCAGGACGTGCCGGCCGACGACGTGATCATCGAGAAAGCCGAAATCCTCGGCGAGTGA
- the lpxH gene encoding UDP-2,3-diacylglucosamine diphosphatase — translation MSVLFISDLHLEAERPDITRAFLHFLSTRARTAKALYILGDFFEAWIGDDGMDEFQHSIARALRELSDSGTRIYLMHGNRDFLIGKAFCREAGCTLLRDPSLIDLGGEKVLLMHGDSLCTLDEAYMKLRRWLRNPLTLFILRNLPLATRHKLARKLRKESRAQTSMKASEIVDVTPAEVERIMRDKGVRILIHGHTHRPAVHELEIDGRPARRIVLGDWDRQGWALEADDQGLQQAPFPL, via the coding sequence ATGAGCGTCCTGTTCATCTCGGACCTGCATCTCGAAGCGGAACGCCCGGACATTACCCGGGCGTTCTTGCATTTCCTGTCTACCCGCGCCCGCACGGCCAAAGCGCTGTACATCCTCGGAGACTTCTTCGAAGCCTGGATCGGCGACGACGGCATGGACGAGTTCCAGCACTCCATCGCCCGTGCCCTGCGTGAACTGTCTGACAGCGGCACACGCATCTACCTGATGCACGGTAATCGCGACTTTCTGATCGGCAAGGCGTTCTGCCGCGAGGCCGGCTGCACCCTGCTGCGCGACCCGAGCCTGATCGACCTGGGCGGCGAAAAGGTCCTGCTGATGCACGGCGACAGTCTGTGCACCCTCGACGAGGCATACATGAAGCTGCGCCGCTGGCTGCGCAATCCGCTCACGCTGTTCATCCTGCGCAACCTGCCGTTGGCCACCCGCCACAAGCTGGCGCGCAAGCTGCGCAAGGAAAGCCGCGCGCAGACGAGCATGAAAGCCAGCGAGATCGTCGACGTCACCCCGGCGGAAGTGGAGCGCATCATGCGCGACAAGGGCGTACGCATCCTGATCCACGGCCACACCCATCGCCCTGCGGTACACGAGCTGGAGATCGACGGACGCCCTGCCCGGCGCATCGTCCTCGGCGACTGGGACCGTCAGGGCTGGGCCCTGGAAGCGGACGACCAGGGGTTGCAGCAGGCGCCCTTCCCGCTCTGA
- a CDS encoding SPFH domain-containing protein, with protein MLVSKESLIKYAAAPLAVAAVGFVLFNGVFFYNEAGYMTHVRTIFGEEKIVDDVGYATKWFGRATTWKKAISVQSVLVMDENDNNPDNDALGATIEAFPIVFLGNVDAKVESSARFRLPGGDSFLKMAQEYRNPDNFIRTALVPAIKETLQATASLMSADDYYAGARSEFAAEFENQLNDGLYLIKRKEVRGPRGPLPHQTAILQAGTEQGSFGDNNASQFVTEKVTDAKGIPVRKQQQFRKFGVEVVEARITNVDPNPQYKQRMVKVQQALAELAVARQNRLKEEEEKLLVTARGEKEVEAKRQETLRDQIERTTQAETDKQLAVINAEREKQRAEIEKQTAELLRDKAAVTAQATKITADADAYAREAVIKADGALQPKLDALIAINKVWAEAAAQAPVPSVMMAGGPTSASSRQDEIGQLMGVLATKAARDLALDLKVKD; from the coding sequence ATGCTGGTATCCAAGGAAAGCCTCATCAAATATGCCGCCGCGCCGCTGGCGGTGGCCGCGGTCGGTTTCGTCCTGTTCAACGGGGTGTTCTTCTATAACGAAGCCGGCTACATGACCCACGTGCGCACCATCTTCGGCGAAGAGAAGATCGTCGACGACGTGGGCTACGCCACCAAGTGGTTCGGCCGCGCCACCACCTGGAAGAAGGCGATCAGCGTGCAGTCCGTGCTGGTCATGGACGAGAACGACAACAACCCCGACAACGACGCCCTCGGCGCCACCATCGAAGCCTTCCCCATCGTGTTCCTCGGCAACGTCGACGCCAAGGTCGAGTCCTCGGCGCGCTTCCGCCTTCCCGGTGGCGACTCCTTCCTGAAGATGGCCCAGGAATACCGCAACCCGGACAACTTCATCCGCACCGCGCTGGTGCCGGCGATCAAGGAAACCCTGCAGGCCACCGCCTCGCTGATGAGCGCCGACGATTACTACGCCGGCGCCCGCAGCGAATTCGCCGCCGAGTTCGAGAACCAGCTCAACGACGGCCTGTACCTGATCAAGCGCAAGGAAGTCCGCGGCCCGCGCGGCCCCCTGCCCCACCAGACCGCCATCCTTCAGGCCGGCACCGAGCAAGGCAGCTTCGGCGACAACAACGCCAGTCAGTTCGTCACCGAGAAGGTCACCGATGCCAAGGGCATCCCGGTGCGCAAACAGCAGCAGTTCCGCAAGTTCGGCGTGGAAGTGGTGGAAGCGCGCATCACCAACGTCGATCCGAACCCCCAGTACAAGCAGCGCATGGTCAAGGTACAGCAGGCCCTGGCCGAGCTGGCCGTGGCCCGCCAGAACCGTCTGAAGGAAGAGGAAGAGAAGCTGCTGGTCACCGCCCGCGGCGAGAAGGAAGTGGAAGCCAAGCGCCAGGAAACCCTGCGCGACCAGATCGAGCGCACCACCCAGGCGGAAACCGACAAGCAACTGGCGGTGATCAACGCCGAGCGCGAGAAGCAGCGCGCCGAGATCGAGAAACAGACCGCCGAACTGCTGCGCGACAAGGCCGCCGTGACCGCCCAGGCCACCAAGATCACCGCCGACGCCGATGCCTACGCCCGTGAAGCGGTGATCAAGGCGGACGGCGCGCTGCAGCCCAAACTCGACGCACTGATCGCCATCAACAAGGTATGGGCCGAGGCCGCCGCCCAGGCGCCGGTGCCCAGCGTGATGATGGCCGGCGGCCCGACCAGCGCCAGCAGCCGCCAGGACGAGATCGGCCAACTGATGGGGGTGCTGGCCACCAAGGCCGCGCGCGATCTGGCGCTGGATCTGAAGGTGAAGGACTGA
- the miaE gene encoding tRNA isopentenyl-2-thiomethyl-A-37 hydroxylase MiaE, with protein MSMLSEIREFLGCATPDAWVEAALRDQAVMLIDHKNNEFKAASTALALIAKYSAHEELVNFMSRLAREELRHHEQVLAILKKRGIPLRPISASRYASGLRAVVRNHEPHKLVDTLIVGAFIECRSCERFAALVDHLDVDLAKFYGSLLKSEARHFQGYLSLARRYGDDADIDRRVVEIREVEAGLIQSPDSEFRFHSGVPVELAA; from the coding sequence TTGAGCATGCTGTCTGAAATCAGGGAATTCCTCGGTTGTGCCACGCCGGATGCGTGGGTGGAAGCCGCACTGCGGGATCAGGCGGTGATGCTGATCGACCACAAGAACAACGAGTTCAAGGCCGCCAGCACGGCCCTGGCCCTGATCGCCAAGTACAGTGCCCACGAGGAGCTGGTGAACTTCATGTCGCGCCTGGCCCGCGAGGAATTGCGCCACCACGAGCAGGTGCTGGCGATCCTGAAGAAGCGTGGCATCCCGCTGCGGCCGATTTCCGCCAGCCGCTATGCCTCCGGCCTGCGCGCCGTGGTGCGCAACCACGAGCCGCACAAACTGGTGGATACCCTGATCGTCGGCGCTTTCATCGAGTGCCGCAGTTGCGAGCGTTTTGCTGCGCTGGTGGATCATCTGGATGTTGACCTGGCCAAGTTCTACGGCTCGTTGCTCAAGTCCGAGGCGCGGCACTTCCAGGGTTACCTGAGCCTGGCGCGTCGTTATGGCGATGATGCGGACATCGATCGCCGCGTGGTGGAGATTCGTGAGGTGGAGGCTGGCCTGATCCAGTCGCCGGACAGCGAGTTCCGCTTCCACAGCGGCGTGCCGGTCGAGCTGGCAGCCTGA
- a CDS encoding universal stress protein, whose product MQAIRSILVVVDPDQPDGLALKRARLIASVTQSHLHLLACEKRGDCTAALEELTQGLREEGFSASSRQAWKDGLHQTIIAEQQAEGCGLVIKQHTPDNPLKKALLTPDDWKLLRHCPAPVLLVKTNQPWAGRNILAAVDVGNSDTEHRTLHAGIVSHAYDIAGLAHGELHVISAHPSPMLSAADPTFQLSETIEAKYREACRAFQAEYGVDNDHLHIEEGPADVLIPRAAHSLTAAVTVIGSVARTGFSGALIGNTAEVVLDALESDVLVLKPDDIIAHLEELAAQP is encoded by the coding sequence ATGCAAGCCATCCGTAGCATCCTCGTAGTCGTGGACCCCGACCAGCCGGACGGTCTCGCCCTGAAACGGGCGCGCCTGATCGCCAGCGTCACCCAGTCCCACCTGCATCTGCTGGCCTGCGAGAAGCGCGGCGACTGCACTGCCGCACTCGAAGAGCTCACCCAGGGGCTGCGCGAAGAAGGCTTCAGCGCCTCCAGCCGGCAGGCCTGGAAGGACGGTCTGCACCAGACCATCATCGCCGAGCAGCAGGCCGAAGGCTGCGGCCTGGTAATCAAGCAGCACACCCCCGACAACCCGCTGAAGAAGGCGCTGCTGACCCCGGACGACTGGAAGCTGCTGCGCCACTGCCCCGCCCCCGTGCTGCTGGTGAAAACCAACCAGCCCTGGGCCGGACGCAACATCCTTGCGGCGGTGGACGTGGGCAACAGCGACACCGAGCACCGCACCCTGCACGCCGGCATCGTCAGCCATGCCTATGACATCGCCGGACTGGCCCATGGCGAGCTGCACGTGATCAGCGCCCACCCCTCGCCGATGCTGTCGGCCGCCGACCCGACCTTCCAGCTCAGCGAAACCATCGAGGCGAAGTACCGCGAGGCCTGCCGGGCGTTCCAGGCCGAGTACGGCGTTGACAACGACCACCTGCATATCGAGGAAGGCCCGGCCGATGTACTCATCCCGCGCGCGGCGCACAGCCTGACGGCTGCCGTCACGGTGATCGGCAGTGTGGCGCGCACCGGCTTCTCCGGCGCGCTGATCGGCAATACCGCCGAGGTGGTGCTCGATGCGCTGGAGAGCGACGTCCTGGTGCTCAAGCCGGACGACATCATCGCCCACCTGGAAGAGCTGGCTGCCCAACCCTGA
- a CDS encoding DUF1289 domain-containing protein, with product MSSSRIKTPCVGLCSTVYGDLVCRGCKRFHHEVVHWNGYSDEEKRSVLSRLEVLLTQVMMAKLEVFDPQRLRAQLEQRQIRFVPEQSPYCWAYQLIARGSRMINQVEAYGLALLPEFRDWSLPDLRDAIDKEFFILSEAHYERYIAPRFLAEGMESRV from the coding sequence ATGTCTTCTTCGCGCATCAAAACTCCCTGTGTCGGGCTCTGCTCGACGGTTTACGGCGACCTGGTCTGTCGTGGCTGCAAGCGTTTCCACCATGAAGTGGTGCACTGGAACGGCTACAGCGACGAGGAGAAACGCTCGGTGCTGAGCCGCCTGGAGGTTTTGCTGACCCAGGTGATGATGGCCAAGCTGGAAGTCTTCGACCCGCAGCGCCTGCGTGCGCAACTGGAGCAGCGGCAGATCCGCTTCGTCCCCGAGCAGTCGCCTTATTGCTGGGCCTACCAACTGATCGCCCGCGGCTCGCGGATGATCAACCAGGTTGAGGCCTATGGCCTGGCGCTGCTGCCGGAATTCCGCGACTGGTCGTTGCCGGACCTGCGCGATGCCATCGACAAGGAATTCTTCATCCTCTCCGAGGCGCACTACGAGCGCTATATCGCCCCGCGCTTCCTGGCCGAGGGCATGGAGTCGCGGGTCTGA